Genomic window (Pseudomonas sp. MM211):
TCGCCTGCGGTACGTTCACCGAGTGCTCGATGACCGCGGCAGGATAGGCCTCAGTAATTTCGCTGATGACGCGCTCGAAGTCGGTCTGCAGATTGGCAACCATTTTGGGCTCGACCGGAATACCGCTACCCAGCCGACCGCGGGCGAAGTCGAGGATGTTCTCGATCAACGAGCCCATACGTTTGGCACTGCTTTGAATCGCGGTGGCGAGCCGGCGCTCGGGACGGTCAACCAGCTTGGATTCAAGAATGTCGGCGCCCATCCGCACCGCGCTCAATGGTGTGCGTAGATCGTGGCCAAGCACCGCGATCAATTGTTCACGCAGGTGCCCGGTTTCTTTCTCGACCTCCAGCTCTCGCTGGCTTTGCTCCACGGAAGCCTGCATATCCAGATTCGCGGCGATCAATTGTGCGAAAAGCGTGAGCGTTTCGGTGATGACGTCTATATCGAGGTTGGCTGGCGCCGGGTCGATCGCGCAGAGCGTGCCGAAGAAGTCTCCATTGGCGCGGATGATCGGGATCGAGACGTAACTTTCCAGGCCGTAAAATTTGGGCGTGTGGTGCCTGGAAAAGATGGGATGTTCACTGGCATGCCCAAACAGCACCGGCGTGCGGTGCTGGCGGATCTCATCGCAGATAGTGGTCTCAAGCGCCAACTCGTCGCCTGGCTTGAGCCCGAAGTCGATCGAGTCGTCGACCGCGCACGTGACCCATTGCTTATCGGTGACTCGGGCGACGGCCGCGAAGCGCAGGCCGGTCACATGTTTGACCATGCGCAGAATCATCGGAATTGCCTCGATCTTCGCAACGGCGCGAAGGTCGGGGCCAAAATTTATCGTCGACATCTTGGCCGTTCCGATTGCAAAGAATACAGAGTACCGCAGTCGCTTTTACCGCTCACCGAACTTTACAGTGGCCTGTGTGTGTCCTAGGGTCTGTTGACGTTTCACGCACGGCCGCGCCGGAGCCAGTTTTAGCGCGAGGCAAGGCACGAGGTGCGAAGTTTGGCTGGCCAAATGAGCCACCGAGAAACGCAGCATCGCGCTAAAACTGGCCCGGCCCTTCGGGTTGCGCGGGAAATCTCGCCATGCGTTGTTGGAGGACTTGGCAAGAGAACAACCATTCCCTGCGTCCTCCGCCTAGCCTGGCGTGATTTCTCGCGGCAACGCGGCTCGCGCTGAAACGTCAACAGACCCTAGCTCCGTTGGATGACGAGCAGTGTGATATTGCACGCCGTAACGCGCTGGGCTACTGTGCGGGCAGATAAACGCGAGACCTTCCCCGTGAATGCCAGCAGTACCCTTCTGATGCTAGTCATCAAAGCCCACGCCCGTTGGCGTTGGCGCGCCTGATCTCTTTTTCTCCGGCCATGCCGGAAGATTCTCTCTGCCTTGCTCCAGCCCCAGACGTTCATTGTTCCCAGCATGAAATAATGCGGGTACCCATGAGGGTGTTGATAACAAGGCGATTGGCTGAAGAGCAGTAAATCAAAGGGTTAAATCTAAAATGCTGCTGATGATCGACAACTACGACTCCTTTACCTACAACGTGGTGCAGTACCTGGGCGAGCTGGGTGCCGATGTTCACGTTATCCGTAACGATGAACTGACCATTGCTCAAATCGAGGCGTTGCAGCCCGAGCGCATCGTCGTCTCTCCAGGGCCGTGCACGCCCACCGAAGCTGGGGTCTCCATCGAGGCCATCATGCATTTCGCTGGCAAGCTGCCGATCCTCGGCGTCTGCCTGGGCCACCAGAGCATTGGTCAGGCCTACGGCGGTGATGTGGTGCGCGCCCGTCAGGTGATGCACGGCAAGACCAGCCCGGTGTTCCATGAGGACAAAGGCGTGTTCGCCGGCCTTAACAATCCGCTCACCGTGACCCGCTATCACTCCCTGGTGGTCAAGCGTGACAGCCTTCCGGACTGCCTGGAAATCACCGCCTGGACGGCCAATGAAGATGGCTCCGTCGACGAGATCATGGGTCTGCGTCACAAGACCCTGAACGTCGAGGGCGTGCAGTTTCACCCTGAGTCGATTCTTACCGAGCAGGGCCATGAACTGTTCGCCAACTTCCTCAAGCAGACCGGAGGCGTGCGCGCATGAACATCAAGGAAGCCCTCAACCGCATCGTCACCCAGCTGGATCTGTCCACCGAGGAAATGCGCGACGTGATGCGCGAAATCATGACCGGGCAGTGCACCGACGCGCAGATCGGCGCCTTTCTCATGGGCATGCGCATGAAGAGCGAGACCATCGACGAGATCGTCGGGGCTGCCAGCGTGATGCGTGAACTGGCCTCGCCGGTGGAGATCGCTGCTGAACGGCTGGTCGACACCTGCGGTACCGGTGGCGACGGCATGAATATCTTCAACGTCTCCACCGCGGCGGCCTTCGTCGTCGCTGCGGCGGGTGGCAAAGTGGCCAAGCACGGCAACCGTGCTGTCTCGGGCAAGAGCGGCAGTGCCGACCTGCTCGAGGCCGCTGGTGTCTATCTGGGTCTCACGCCAGTACAGGTGGCGCGCTGCGTCGAGACCGTCGGTGTCGGCTTCATGTTCGCGCCGTCCCATCACGGCGCGATGAAGCACGCCATCGGCCCACGTCGTGAGCTCGGCCTACGTACGCTGTTCAATATGCTCGGCCCGATGACTAACCCGGCTGGCGCCAAGCACCAGGTGGTTGGCGTATTCAGCCAGGCGCTGTGCCGGCCGATGGCCGAAGTGCTGCAGCGCCTTGGCAGCGAGCATGTGCTGGTAGTGCATGCGCAGGATGGTCTCGATGAGATAAGCCTGGCGGCGCCCACCTTCGTCGCCGAGCTGAAGAATGGTGTGGTCAGCGAGTACCGCATCCAGCCCGAAGACTTTGGCATCAAGAGTCAGAGCCTGATCGGCTTGACCGTTGACGGCGCCGTGCAGTCGTTGGAACTGATCCGCGATGCGCTGGGCCGCCGCAAGAGCGAGGTCGGCCAGAAGGCTGCCGATATCATCGTGCTCAATGCCGGTGCTGCGCTGTATGCCGCAGACCATGCCGACAACCTGAGCGATGGCATGAGCCTGGCTCATGACGCGCTGCACACCGGCCTAGCCCGGGAAAAGATGGAAGAGTTGGTGTCCTTTACCGCGGTATTCAAACAGGAGAATGAAGGGTGAGCATTCCCACCGTTCTGGAAAAGATCCTCGCCCGCAAAGCCGAGGAGGTCGCGGCCCGACGTGCGATCGTCAGCCTGGCCGAGGTCGAGCGCGAAGCGCGCGCGGCCGATGCGCCACGTGGCTTTGCCGCCGCGCTGATCGAGAAGGCCAAGAGCAAGCAGCCGGCGGTGATCGCCGAGATCAAGAAGGCATCGCCCAGCAAGGGTGTGCTCCGTGAAAACTTCGTGCCGGCGGAAATTGCCCAGAGCTATCAGGATGGCGGCGCGACCTGCCTGTCGATCCTCACCGATATCGACTTCTTTCAGGGCGCAGACCGCTACCTACAGGAAGGGCGTGCGGCGTGTTCGCTGCCGGTGATCCGCAAGGATTTCATGATCGACCCGTACCAGATCGTCGAGGCGCGGGCATTGGGTGCCGACTGCGTGCTGCTGATCGTCTCGGCACTGTCCGATGCGCAGATGGGTGAGCTGGCGGCAACGGCCAAGGCCTTCGATCTCGACGTGCTGGTGGAGGTGCATGACGGCGATGAACTCGAGCGCGCACTGAACGTGCTGGACACGCCCCTGGTCGGCGTGAACAACCGTAACCTGCACACCTTCGAGGTCAATCTGGAAACCACCCTGGATCTGCTGCCGCGCATTCCCCGCGACCGTCTGGTGGTTACCGAAAGCGGCATCCTCAACCGTGCCGACGTGGAGCTGATGGAAATCAGCGACGTGTATGCCTTCCTGGTCGGTGAAGCGTTCATGCGTGCGGACAATCCGGGCGCCGAACTGGAGCGTCTGTTCTTCCCCGAGCGTAAGCGTTTTATCGTCAGCCCTGATGTTGACTGACTGAATACGACAACGGCGCCCGACAGGCCGTGTGAAAACGTAGCGAGCGAAGGTCAGGCAAGGCAAAAACCGGCGAAAAAGCGCAGTTTACGAGTTGTAAATGAGCATTTTGAGCTGGTTTTTAACGCCGCATGACCGAGCGCAGTAGTTTTCACACTGCCTGCCGAGGGCGCCATTGTCGTATCTGGCGGCCGCTTAGAGCGACAGGCGCATGGACAGGTCCACCGCCTTGACGTCCTTGGTCAGGGTGCCGATGGATACGTAATCCACGCCCGTCTCGGCAATGCTGCGCAAGGTGCTTTCGTTCACGCCGCCAGAGGCTTCGAGTTTGGCGCGGCCGGCATTGATACTCACGGCGCGGCGCATATCCTCGAGCGACAGCTCATCAAGCATGACGATATCGGCTCCAGCAGCCAGGGCCTGTTCGAGTTCTTCCAGGCTTTCCACTTCCACTTCGACCGGTTTGCCGGGTGCGATGTGGCGTGCAGCAGCCACTGCGGCTTCGATACCTCCACACGCGGCGATGTGGTTCTCCTTTATAAGGAAGGCGTCGAACAGCCCGATGCGGTGGTTGTGGCAGCCGCCCTGGGTCACTGCATACTTCTGCGCCAGGCGCAGGCCGGGCAGGGTCTTGCGGGTATCGAGCAGTTTGACCTCAGTGCCTTGCACCAGCGCGGCGTAATGTTGGCAGCGGGTCGCCACGGCCGACAGGGTCTGCAGGAAGTTCAGCGCGCTGCGTTCGCCGCTAAGCAGCGCCCGTGCCGGGCCTTCGAGGTGGAACAGCGCCTGGTTAGGCGTTACCCGCTGGCCATCCTGCACCTGCCAGTGCACCGCTACACGCGGGTCGAGTTGACGGAATACTTCGTCTACCCAGGCAGTGCCGCAGACCACCGCATCTTCTCGGGTGATCACCGTGGCATGGGCCAGGCGCGATTCGGGGATCAGTTGGGCGGTGATGTCGCCACTGCCAATATCTTCGCGCAAGCTGCGACGGACGTTGGCCTCGATTTCGGCGCGGAGCTCGGTGAGCAGTAGATTCGGCATGTGGCCTCCGATTGGCTGAGGCGGCGATTATAGGGGGAGTCGCCGGCGGTGCTACGTTCATCGGCTAAAAATGAACCCTGGCGGTAACACTCGGTCACATGCGCGTACTTGGTGACGACAGCCCCAGGCACCTGTGACGCAGGTCATATCTGTAAGTATTTGCTTTGGTATCTCCAGCAGCATTCCTATATTGTTGTGCTATGGAAGTATTGACGTCACATCGTTGACGTTAAGATGACTTTTGCCTTCCTGATCCAGCTTGCTCCGTCAGCGCCGAGCGCAGGAGATCGTGATGAAAACCGATGCCAACGTGGTGCATCTGAACAAAATGGTTTCTGACACGGCTCACACGGCGGCTGTAAGGCTACCTGCGTCTATCGTTCTGGTTCGCGATCGGGCTGCCACGCAGCTCAAGCAGGCTCTGCAAGCATTATTCGACAATGCTGATGACACCCTGTTCGACATGGCCGATCGCGCCACGAGCAACGCCGAGCAGAATGCGTTTTTCGAAGCCATGCGCGACCTGCGTCTCAAACGCAAAGGTATTGAGCGTGGCTTTCTACAGAAGGTTTTCGAATCCTTCGCCAGTCTGAATCAATATGTGGTTGGCAAAGCGCCGACACTCGATGCGGTTTCCTTCGACAGTCTGTCGCTTGTGCAGAACGATGAGCTTGAAGAAACCGTCGCACTGGATTCCATGATTGCCAAGGTGATGAGCCGCGACCAAGTGGCGCTCACCCACTTGACCACTCGCCTCAATGCCGTGGTCAGCAAGAAACTCGATGACAAATCCAACCCGCTTGGGCCGGTTTCGCTTAGCGAGCTGTTCCTCGATTCGTGCAGCGGTCTGGGCGTCGAGATCAAAGTCAAACTGATCATCCTCAAGTTGTTCGAGAAATACGTGTTGAGTGGCCTCGAACAACTCTATGGCGATGCCAACGGCATTCTGGTCGAGGCTGGCGTGTTGCCCGAGTTGAAGTCCACGTCGGCTCGTCGTCCTGCCAGCTCCAATCGTCCTACCCGTCATGAGCAGGCAGAAAGCGTTGACCTGTCTGCCGCAGGTTACGGCGACGACGAGGTGCGTGAAGTCTTCGGTGCGTTGCAGGAGCTGCTGTCGCAGTCCCGTAATGACGAATCCACACGGCGTCAGGCGCCGGCCAATGCGATGCCGATTTCCACCAATGACTTGATGCGTTTGCTGTCGCACATGCAGCAGCGCGCACCCATTCAGGCGCCGATGGATGTCGATCTGCGCGCGCAATTGGAACATCTGCTGACTCGCGCCAGCGCCAAGAGCGGTCGGGTGCGGGTGGTAGGCGAAGTCGATGAAGACGTTATCAACCTGGTGTCGATGCTGTTCGAGTTCATCCTTGATGACCGCAGCCTGCCGGACTCGTTGAAAGCGCTGATCGCGCGCCTGCAGATTCCTATGCTCAAGGTCGCCGTTATCGACAAGACCTTTTTCAGTCGTGGTAGTCACCCAGCGCGCCGCTTGCTCAATGAGATCGCGACTGCGGCGTTGGGCTGGGGCGAGCATGACCACAGCCAGCGCGACAGCCTGTATCAGAAAATCGAACAAGTGGTGCAGCGGCTGCTCAACGACTTTACCGACGATCCTGCGATCTTCTCCGAGTTGCTGGCGGATTTCCTGGCCTTTACCGGTGATGAACGTCGGCGCAGCGAACTGCTCGAGCAGCGTACCCGCGATGCCGAAGAAGGCAGTGCACGTGCTGAGTTGGCGCGCCGCGAGGTCGAGCAGGCGCTAAATGAGCGGCTGCTGGGCAAAACAATGCCAGAAGTGGTCGTGCGCCTACTCCGTGAGGCCTGGAGCAAGGTCATGATGCTGACGTGCCTCAAGCACGGCACCGACTCCGAGCAATGGCTGGCATCTCTGGCCACTATGGACGATTTGATCTGGAGCGTGGAGCTTCACGAGAATCCCGAGGCGCGTCTGCATCTGCTTGAGCTGGTGCCCGGTTTGCTCAAGGCGCTGCGTGAAGGAATGGCCAGCGCCGCGTTCGATCCGTTCTCTACCAGTGAATTCTTCGCACAGCTCGAAGCGTTGCACGTGCAGGCATTCCAGCGTTTCAAGCGCTCCCTGCCCGATGCCGAGCGCAGTTCTTCAAGCGAGTCGGACGATGTTCAGCGTTCGGCACTCTCTGCCGTCGGCATTGAATTGCCTTTGCTTGAATTGCCTCCTGAAGATGAAGAGAGCGTTTCGGCCATGGTCGAAGTGCTCGAGGAGATCGTCTTGCTCGCGCCAGGGCAGACGCGTGTCGAAGAAGAAGAGCCGGTAATCGCCAGCGATGACGAGGCGCTGCAGCATGTAGATGCACTGCGCGTCGGTAGCTGGGTCGAGTTTCAGGAAGACGAAGAACACAAGTTGCGCTGTAAATTGGCCGCGATCATCAAGCCAACCGGTAAATTCATCTTCGTCAATCGTACGGGGATGAAGGTATTGGAGAAGTCCCGCGCTGGCCTGGCGATCGAGTTTCATCGCAATGCCGTGCGCCTGCTGGACGATGCGTTGCTGTTCGACCGTGCGTTGGAGTCGGTAATCGGCAATTTGCGCCGTCTAAAGAACGCCTGAGTCCGCTCTCTGCGCAACCTGTTCCTCCCCCTTGCGGCCTAATTAGGCCGCAAGTCGTTTCAGCCGCCTGTAAACGCTTTCACCTCGCCGCAACTTGCGCTGCAGCCTGAACAGCCCCTAGAGTGTGCGCTCGTTCGGGGAGCACGTATGCACAAGCAACTCGAAGACGGCTGGTATCAAGGGATTCAGCACTGTCCTTCGCCCAATTTCAATGAGCGCCCGCAGGCTGAGATTTCCTTGCTGGTGATTCATAACATCAGCCTGCCGCCTGGCCAGTTCGGCACCGGACAGGTGCAGGCGTTCTTCAGTAACTGTCTGCAAGCCGATGCGCATCCGTACTTTGCCGGTATCGCCAGCATGGCGGTGTCAGCGCACTTTCTGATCGAGCGTGACGGTACCGTTATCCAGTTCGTATCGTGCCTGGATCGTGCCTGGCATGCCGGTGTTTCCTGTTTTGATGGCAGGGAGAACTGCAACGACTTCTCTCTGGGAATCGAGCTCGAAGGAACCGATCACCTGCCGTTCACGGACGCGCAGTACGCTGCGCTGACCGAATTGACCCGCGTGCTGCAGAGCGCGTATCCGGCGATTACCGTCGAACGTATCTGCGGGCATAGCGATATCGCGCCTGGGCGCAAGACCGATCCGGGGCCTGCATTCGACTGGACGCGGCTGCGCCGCGCATTGATGACTGATAAGGAGGCATCATGAGTTTCCTGGTGTTGCTGCTGGTGCTGTGGATCGAAAAGTTCTCCTCCTGGCGCCAGCGTGTTCAACATGACGAGCCCTGGCTGCGTGCGCTCGGGCGCCTGGAGCGTAGCGGCACGACCAGCGATTCGCCGTGGCTGGCGATCATCCTGCTGGTTGGTGTGCCGCTGTTGATACTGGCGTTGATCCTGAAGTTGCTCGCGCCGCTGGCCTATGGCTGGCTGCTTTTGCCGTTACACCTGCTGGTGGTGACCTACAGCCTTGGCCGTGGCGACCTGCTGGCCGCCCTCGGGCCTTTTCGTGACAGCTGGCGGCGCGGTGATGGCGAAGCGGCCTACCTGGTGGCGCAGCGTGATCTGGGTGTCGACGGCGAGGGTGAAGCCACGCTGCTGCCCAACGTACAGACCTTCATGGTCTGGCAGGCGTACCAGAGCTTTTTCGCGGTGATCTTCTGGTATGTCCTGCTCGGGCCTCTGGCTGCGCTGGCTTATCGGCTGCTGGCGTTGCTCGTCGAGCACACTCAGTCCGATGCCCTGCGTGAGCGTGCTGGTCAGTTGCGTCATGCCTTCGATTGGTTGCCGGTGCGTGTGCTGGCTGCCAGCTTTGCGCTGGTCGGCAATTTCATCGCTGTGAGCCGTGCTCTGCTCCACGAAGCCCTCAGTTGGGATATCTCCGCTGCCCAACTGGCCTCCGGGGCCGCCCGCGCCGCAGCCGAGACACCGGAGCCGCTGCTGGGCGAAGCCGGCGTGGCCACGCTGGACAGCCTGTGGCAATTGCTGGTGCGCACTGCCATCCTCTGGTTCGCCGCCATTGCCCTGTGGACGCTGTTGTTTTAGTCCTGCCAGCCGAACAGCTGCATGGCGTTGCGGCTGCTGGCCGCCGCCAGCGCTTCTGGGGCAACCCCGAGCAGCGGTGCCAGTTCACGGCAGATGTCTGGCAGGTGAGCGGGGCTGTTGCGCAGATTAGGATGCATGGCCGGCGCCATGTCCGGTGAGTCGGTCTCAAGCACGATGACATCCAGCGGTAGCTTTGCAATCACTTGGCGCAGGCGTTTGGCCTGGGGCCAGGTCGGTGCCCCGCCGAGGCCGAGCTTGAACCCTAGCTTCAGGTATTCTCTGGCTTCCTCGTAGCTGCCGGCAAAGGCGTGGATGATGCCAGCGCGGGGCAATTTGAAGCGCTTTAATGCGGCGATTACGGGTGCATGGGCTCGGCGCACGTGCAGCAGAGCCGGCAACTCGAAGCGTTCCGCCAGCGCCAGTTGCGCCTCGAAGAGTGATTGTTGGCGGTCGCGATCGAGTTCTTCCAAGTAGTAATCCAGGCCGAACTCGCCGATGGCGCAGAGTTTCTTGTGACCGTGTAGGCGCTCCAGCCAGTCCTGCAGCAACTGAAGATCTTCGGCACGGTGCTCATTCAGGTAAACCGGATGCAGGCCGAAAGCCGCGTACAGTCCCTCGTGCACCTGCACCTGATCCCACAGGCGTTGCCAGTTGCCGTGCTCGACACCCAGTACCACGAGCCGCTCTACGCCGAGCGTGCGGGCTTGCGCCAGTACCTCGATGCGGTCGTTATCGAAGTCGGGAAAGTCGAGATGGGTGTGGGTGTCGATCAGTTGCATAGTGTTCTGCCGGGCAGGTGAAGAGTGGTTTGAACGGTGCCTGCGTACAAATGGGGTGCAACATTCTGTGAGTCATTCCTGCCGTTGGCCAGTCGAACCTCACAGGGACGGCGGTTGTGGGGATCGCCGAAAGCAAAGGGCGGCCGCATGATGCGTCTTCGCAAGATACTTGGCTGGTGCCTTGCCAGTCTGTTGTTGTTGATCGCAGCGCTGATGTTGTTTCTGGTGCTGTTCGACTGGAACCTGCTCAAGCCAACGATCAATTCGCGAGTGTCCGAAGCGCTCAACCGTCCTTTCGCCATCGAAGGCAACCTGGCCGTGAGCTGGCAGCGCGAACGCGAAGAGCCCGGGTTGCGCGCCTGGATACCCTGGCCGCACGTCTCCGCCGAGCAGCTTAGCCTGGGTAATCCCGAGTGGGCCAAGGGCGATCATTTCGTCAGCCTGCAACGTGTCGAGGCCAGTCTGTCACCGCTGCCGCTTTTGTGGAAAACCGTTTCCATCCCGCGCATTCACCTGACCGGCGCCGATGCGGCGCTGGAGCGGCTCGCCGATGGCCGTGACAACTGGACCTTCGATCTCGGTGCACAGGAGCAGCCGGACGAGGAGCCTGCGGCACCTTGGGTGATGGATATCGGCACCATCGGTTTCGACAAGGCGCAGCTGCGCTACGACGATCAGACCCTGCAAGCCAGCGTGAACCTGTTGGTGGAGCCGCTCGGCGAGCCTATCGCCTTCAACGAAATCGTCGGCAAGACCGCCAGTCAACAAGACGAAACCACAGTGACGCCGCAGGATTACGCCTTCGCCTGGCAGGCCAAGGGCCGTTACAAGGGCCAGGCGCTGACCGGCAGCGGTAAGATCGGCGGCCTGCTGGCCCTGCAGGATGCTCGCCAGCCATTCCCGGTGCAGGCTGACGTGCGGGCTGGAACCACCCGTGTACAGGTCGCCGGTACCTTGACCGATCCTAAGAGCCTCGGCGCTCTCGACCTGCGCCTGCGACTGTCGGGCGCCAGCCTTGGCAATCTCTATCCATTGACCGGCGTTACGCTACCGGATACTCCAGCCTATTCCACCGACGGCCGTCTGGTCGCGCAATTGCAGGACGCTGATGGGCCGTTGTTCCGCTACGAGAAATTCAATGGGCGTATCGGCGACAGTGACATCCATGGCGACCTAACGTTCGTGGCTCGCGAGCCGCGTCCCAAACTGTCCGGCGCGCTGGTCTCCAACCAACTGCGCTTCGCCGACCTGGCGCCACTGATCGGTGCCGACTCGAATGCCGAGAAAAAAGAGCGCGGCGCCGCCAGCGTTCAGCCGGGCAACAAGGTATTGCCGGTCGAGGCGTTCCAGACCGAGCGCTGGCGCGATATGGATGCCGATGTCAGCTTCACCGGCAAGCGCATCGTGCACAGCGAGGAGCTGCCATTCACCGACCTGTTTACTCACGTGGTGCTCAACGAAGGCATGCTTAGCCTCGAACCTCTGCGTTTCGGGGTAGCCGGTGGGCGCCTGGATTCCAC
Coding sequences:
- a CDS encoding GAF domain-containing sensor histidine kinase; this encodes MSTINFGPDLRAVAKIEAIPMILRMVKHVTGLRFAAVARVTDKQWVTCAVDDSIDFGLKPGDELALETTICDEIRQHRTPVLFGHASEHPIFSRHHTPKFYGLESYVSIPIIRANGDFFGTLCAIDPAPANLDIDVITETLTLFAQLIAANLDMQASVEQSQRELEVEKETGHLREQLIAVLGHDLRTPLSAVRMGADILESKLVDRPERRLATAIQSSAKRMGSLIENILDFARGRLGSGIPVEPKMVANLQTDFERVISEITEAYPAAVIEHSVNVPQANLCDPVRLCQLLSNLLANAVTHGRHGTPIKVNVGVEDGHLVLCVWNEGVPIDPELMPKLFQPYTRSELGQREGLGLGLYIAAEIIRGHNGTVCVVSNETDGTSFTARLPTLAAGD
- a CDS encoding aminodeoxychorismate/anthranilate synthase component II, producing the protein MLLMIDNYDSFTYNVVQYLGELGADVHVIRNDELTIAQIEALQPERIVVSPGPCTPTEAGVSIEAIMHFAGKLPILGVCLGHQSIGQAYGGDVVRARQVMHGKTSPVFHEDKGVFAGLNNPLTVTRYHSLVVKRDSLPDCLEITAWTANEDGSVDEIMGLRHKTLNVEGVQFHPESILTEQGHELFANFLKQTGGVRA
- the trpD gene encoding anthranilate phosphoribosyltransferase; the encoded protein is MNIKEALNRIVTQLDLSTEEMRDVMREIMTGQCTDAQIGAFLMGMRMKSETIDEIVGAASVMRELASPVEIAAERLVDTCGTGGDGMNIFNVSTAAAFVVAAAGGKVAKHGNRAVSGKSGSADLLEAAGVYLGLTPVQVARCVETVGVGFMFAPSHHGAMKHAIGPRRELGLRTLFNMLGPMTNPAGAKHQVVGVFSQALCRPMAEVLQRLGSEHVLVVHAQDGLDEISLAAPTFVAELKNGVVSEYRIQPEDFGIKSQSLIGLTVDGAVQSLELIRDALGRRKSEVGQKAADIIVLNAGAALYAADHADNLSDGMSLAHDALHTGLAREKMEELVSFTAVFKQENEG
- the trpC gene encoding indole-3-glycerol phosphate synthase TrpC → MSIPTVLEKILARKAEEVAARRAIVSLAEVEREARAADAPRGFAAALIEKAKSKQPAVIAEIKKASPSKGVLRENFVPAEIAQSYQDGGATCLSILTDIDFFQGADRYLQEGRAACSLPVIRKDFMIDPYQIVEARALGADCVLLIVSALSDAQMGELAATAKAFDLDVLVEVHDGDELERALNVLDTPLVGVNNRNLHTFEVNLETTLDLLPRIPRDRLVVTESGILNRADVELMEISDVYAFLVGEAFMRADNPGAELERLFFPERKRFIVSPDVD
- the nadC gene encoding carboxylating nicotinate-nucleotide diphosphorylase, translated to MPNLLLTELRAEIEANVRRSLREDIGSGDITAQLIPESRLAHATVITREDAVVCGTAWVDEVFRQLDPRVAVHWQVQDGQRVTPNQALFHLEGPARALLSGERSALNFLQTLSAVATRCQHYAALVQGTEVKLLDTRKTLPGLRLAQKYAVTQGGCHNHRIGLFDAFLIKENHIAACGGIEAAVAAARHIAPGKPVEVEVESLEELEQALAAGADIVMLDELSLEDMRRAVSINAGRAKLEASGGVNESTLRSIAETGVDYVSIGTLTKDVKAVDLSMRLSL
- a CDS encoding DUF1631 domain-containing protein, giving the protein MKTDANVVHLNKMVSDTAHTAAVRLPASIVLVRDRAATQLKQALQALFDNADDTLFDMADRATSNAEQNAFFEAMRDLRLKRKGIERGFLQKVFESFASLNQYVVGKAPTLDAVSFDSLSLVQNDELEETVALDSMIAKVMSRDQVALTHLTTRLNAVVSKKLDDKSNPLGPVSLSELFLDSCSGLGVEIKVKLIILKLFEKYVLSGLEQLYGDANGILVEAGVLPELKSTSARRPASSNRPTRHEQAESVDLSAAGYGDDEVREVFGALQELLSQSRNDESTRRQAPANAMPISTNDLMRLLSHMQQRAPIQAPMDVDLRAQLEHLLTRASAKSGRVRVVGEVDEDVINLVSMLFEFILDDRSLPDSLKALIARLQIPMLKVAVIDKTFFSRGSHPARRLLNEIATAALGWGEHDHSQRDSLYQKIEQVVQRLLNDFTDDPAIFSELLADFLAFTGDERRRSELLEQRTRDAEEGSARAELARREVEQALNERLLGKTMPEVVVRLLREAWSKVMMLTCLKHGTDSEQWLASLATMDDLIWSVELHENPEARLHLLELVPGLLKALREGMASAAFDPFSTSEFFAQLEALHVQAFQRFKRSLPDAERSSSSESDDVQRSALSAVGIELPLLELPPEDEESVSAMVEVLEEIVLLAPGQTRVEEEEPVIASDDEALQHVDALRVGSWVEFQEDEEHKLRCKLAAIIKPTGKFIFVNRTGMKVLEKSRAGLAIEFHRNAVRLLDDALLFDRALESVIGNLRRLKNA
- the ampD gene encoding 1,6-anhydro-N-acetylmuramyl-L-alanine amidase AmpD; this translates as MHKQLEDGWYQGIQHCPSPNFNERPQAEISLLVIHNISLPPGQFGTGQVQAFFSNCLQADAHPYFAGIASMAVSAHFLIERDGTVIQFVSCLDRAWHAGVSCFDGRENCNDFSLGIELEGTDHLPFTDAQYAALTELTRVLQSAYPAITVERICGHSDIAPGRKTDPGPAFDWTRLRRALMTDKEAS
- the ampE gene encoding regulatory signaling modulator protein AmpE, translated to MSFLVLLLVLWIEKFSSWRQRVQHDEPWLRALGRLERSGTTSDSPWLAIILLVGVPLLILALILKLLAPLAYGWLLLPLHLLVVTYSLGRGDLLAALGPFRDSWRRGDGEAAYLVAQRDLGVDGEGEATLLPNVQTFMVWQAYQSFFAVIFWYVLLGPLAALAYRLLALLVEHTQSDALRERAGQLRHAFDWLPVRVLAASFALVGNFIAVSRALLHEALSWDISAAQLASGAARAAAETPEPLLGEAGVATLDSLWQLLVRTAILWFAAIALWTLLF
- a CDS encoding TatD family hydrolase, whose translation is MQLIDTHTHLDFPDFDNDRIEVLAQARTLGVERLVVLGVEHGNWQRLWDQVQVHEGLYAAFGLHPVYLNEHRAEDLQLLQDWLERLHGHKKLCAIGEFGLDYYLEELDRDRQQSLFEAQLALAERFELPALLHVRRAHAPVIAALKRFKLPRAGIIHAFAGSYEEAREYLKLGFKLGLGGAPTWPQAKRLRQVIAKLPLDVIVLETDSPDMAPAMHPNLRNSPAHLPDICRELAPLLGVAPEALAAASSRNAMQLFGWQD
- a CDS encoding AsmA family protein, translating into MMRLRKILGWCLASLLLLIAALMLFLVLFDWNLLKPTINSRVSEALNRPFAIEGNLAVSWQREREEPGLRAWIPWPHVSAEQLSLGNPEWAKGDHFVSLQRVEASLSPLPLLWKTVSIPRIHLTGADAALERLADGRDNWTFDLGAQEQPDEEPAAPWVMDIGTIGFDKAQLRYDDQTLQASVNLLVEPLGEPIAFNEIVGKTASQQDETTVTPQDYAFAWQAKGRYKGQALTGSGKIGGLLALQDARQPFPVQADVRAGTTRVQVAGTLTDPKSLGALDLRLRLSGASLGNLYPLTGVTLPDTPAYSTDGRLVAQLQDADGPLFRYEKFNGRIGDSDIHGDLTFVAREPRPKLSGALVSNQLRFADLAPLIGADSNAEKKERGAASVQPGNKVLPVEAFQTERWRDMDADVSFTGKRIVHSEELPFTDLFTHVVLNEGMLSLEPLRFGVAGGRLDSTLRLDGRGTPLKAEAQLRARNFRLRQLFPSVEVMQSSLGALNGDATISGTGNSVATLLGSSNGRIKLLINDGRVSRNLMEIAGLNVGNYVVGRLFGDDDVEINCAAANLNIKQGVLKPELMVIDTENALIGIDGTVNFGSEQLDLTITPESKGFRVFSLRSPLYVRGTFKEPRPGVKAGPLLLRGAGMLALGALVAPAAGLVALVAPSGDQPNECAPLLEQMRQGANR